In one Nicotiana tomentosiformis chromosome 6, ASM39032v3, whole genome shotgun sequence genomic region, the following are encoded:
- the LOC104121365 gene encoding protein LURP-one-related 6, with product MATTINSNMAVVSKVFCSSSEVVLVVRRRPHVVNGGGFIVTNCAQNVVFKVDGCGILGKKEELILKDSYGHDLLLIRKKGGVIEALSMQRKWRGYSKDFEGYEKLVFCLKEPKNSCFLKKMPIKISIEQKDYNDHKTFQIAGYFPDRSCSIIDSSGNVIAKVGARKEVQQVMPSNDVYTVTVKAGIDQAFVVGVIAILDYIYDGSTKC from the exons ATGGCAACCACAATCAACTCAAATATGGCTGTAGTTAGTAAGGTGTTTTGTTCATCTTCTGAGGTAGTTCTTGTAGTTCGAAGGCGTCCACATGTTGTGAATGGTGGTGGTTTTATTGTCACAAATTGTGCCCAAAATGTTGTTTTCAAAGTTGATGGATGTGGAATTCTTGGAAAAAAGGAAGAACTTATTCTCAAAGATAGTTATGGACATGATTTACTTCTTATCAGGAAAAAG GGAGGAGTAATTGAAGCATTAAGCATGCAAAGGAAATGGAGGGGTTATAGTAAAGATTTTGAAGGTTATGAAAAGTTGGTGTTTTGCTTGAAAGAGCCCAAAAACTCTTGTTTCTTGAAGAAAATGCCAATCAAGATTTCCATTGAACAAAAGGATTACAATGATCATAAGACTTTCCAGATTGCTGGCTATTTCCCTGATAGATCTTGCAGCATTATTGACTCCTCGGGCAATGTAATTGCAAAG GTTGGAGCTAGGAAAGAGGTACAGCAAGTGATGCCAAGCAATGATGTGTATACTGTAACAGTTAAGGCAGGAATAGATCAAGCTTTTGTTGTTGGAGTTATCGCTATTCTTGATTACATATATGATGGATCTACCAAATGCTAG